In one window of Psychrobacter sp. P2G3 DNA:
- a CDS encoding TIGR00730 family Rossman fold protein — MQMKINNDTYEVLTSQDIAHIEKAVDKSALAMPLVAVYCGSRLGNSDVYEQAARDLGRALADNGMGLVYGGASIGLMGAVADEVIKGGAQAVGVIPTFMLKHEIAHEQLTRLHLTDTMHTRKTVMAEYADAFITLPGGLGTLEEIMEIATWRQLYQHEKPMIILNINGFYDRMIDHLKYTTEQGFMKQQDLDRLVVCNTINEAIDLLQTLVTIDDAVDTEKMAGTESQVL; from the coding sequence ATGCAAATGAAAATTAACAACGACACTTATGAAGTACTAACCAGTCAAGATATTGCTCATATTGAAAAAGCAGTAGATAAATCAGCGTTAGCTATGCCATTGGTTGCCGTCTATTGTGGCTCACGTTTGGGCAATAGTGATGTCTATGAGCAAGCAGCACGCGATCTTGGTCGTGCTTTGGCAGACAATGGTATGGGCTTGGTTTATGGCGGCGCAAGCATCGGTCTTATGGGTGCAGTAGCTGACGAAGTTATAAAAGGCGGGGCGCAGGCTGTCGGTGTGATTCCGACCTTTATGCTTAAACATGAAATCGCTCATGAGCAGCTAACACGTCTGCATTTGACTGACACGATGCATACGCGCAAAACAGTTATGGCAGAGTACGCTGATGCTTTTATCACTTTACCGGGCGGACTTGGAACGCTGGAAGAGATAATGGAAATCGCCACATGGCGTCAACTATATCAACATGAAAAACCGATGATCATTCTTAATATCAATGGCTTCTATGATCGTATGATTGACCACCTAAAATATACTACTGAGCAAGGTTTTATGAAGCAGCAGGATCTCGATCGTTTGGTGGTTTGCAATACCATTAACGAAGCGATTGACTTGTTACAGACATTAGTAACGATAGACGATGCGGTTGATACAGAAAAAATGGCAGGAACCGAGAGCCAAGTTCTATAA
- a CDS encoding alpha/beta fold hydrolase encodes MTDRNRALAATVYRPKQALKTAVMIAPATGIKRQFYHNFANFLAEHGFGVLTFDNEGIGESLTTDLAKCDASLISWGRHDMPAVLDALQDEFTDATHHLIGHSAGGQLMGLMPNYKAIASVFNVACSSGRIKNMDMPYKLKAMGFMDAFIPLTNLTLGYTPSDKIGMGEPLPRGVARQWREWCNGAGYIKTAFGKSVHTHFYDELSMPALWLGFSDDEIANSKNMDDMIRVFTKMPVEKRFFDPKDLGLSSIGHMRYFSSRTNAKAPELWQMAVDWLNKQQ; translated from the coding sequence ATGACTGATCGTAATCGAGCGCTAGCAGCCACTGTTTATCGTCCTAAACAAGCATTAAAAACAGCGGTCATGATAGCGCCAGCTACTGGTATTAAACGCCAGTTTTACCATAATTTCGCTAACTTTTTAGCAGAGCATGGCTTTGGGGTACTGACCTTTGATAATGAAGGTATCGGCGAATCGCTTACAACCGATTTGGCTAAGTGCGATGCATCTCTTATCAGTTGGGGACGTCACGATATGCCAGCCGTACTTGATGCCCTGCAAGATGAGTTTACCGATGCTACTCATCACTTAATTGGTCACAGCGCGGGCGGTCAGCTAATGGGTTTAATGCCAAACTATAAGGCTATCGCGTCCGTATTCAACGTTGCTTGTTCATCAGGCCGTATCAAAAACATGGATATGCCTTATAAACTTAAGGCAATGGGCTTTATGGATGCCTTTATTCCACTCACTAACTTGACGTTAGGCTACACCCCATCAGATAAAATCGGCATGGGCGAACCGCTACCGCGCGGCGTAGCTAGGCAGTGGCGCGAGTGGTGTAATGGCGCAGGTTATATCAAGACAGCCTTTGGCAAAAGCGTACACACCCATTTTTATGATGAGCTGAGCATGCCTGCATTATGGCTCGGCTTTAGCGATGATGAAATTGCCAATAGTAAAAATATGGATGACATGATTCGCGTATTTACCAAAATGCCAGTCGAAAAACGCTTCTTTGATCCGAAAGACTTGGGGCTAAGCAGTATCGGACACATGCGCTATTTTAGTAGTCGCACCAATGCTAAAGCCCCTGAGTTATGGCAGATGGCAGTTGATTGGCTAAATAAACAACAATAA
- a CDS encoding DUF3820 family protein — translation MTDTALIIDTETDQGRDPRPIQVATINVMTGFEWMKYFNSGRPISPIVIKVHGITDDDVAGLERFDLEEFELPTYLIGHNVRFDWRVIGSPSAKLICTVRLARVAFPEWRFYGQSKCIEQLLGQSEAGRMTVAAHDALGDARMCYLLYQACCERLEIAPTDFAAAHAISNKANPVSKMPFGKHKGKLIKDVPINYVKWMLGNIHNMQPSLYSALTKRVKAEAVKNPKD, via the coding sequence ATGACTGACACTGCACTTATTATCGATACTGAAACCGATCAAGGTCGAGATCCACGACCTATCCAAGTTGCGACCATTAATGTGATGACTGGATTTGAGTGGATGAAATATTTTAATAGCGGTCGTCCTATATCACCAATCGTGATTAAAGTTCATGGCATTACTGATGATGATGTGGCTGGGCTTGAGCGTTTTGATTTGGAAGAGTTCGAGTTACCAACGTACCTGATTGGTCATAATGTACGTTTTGATTGGCGAGTAATTGGCAGCCCATCTGCCAAGCTTATATGTACCGTGCGGCTAGCGCGCGTGGCTTTTCCAGAATGGCGTTTTTATGGACAGTCCAAATGTATCGAGCAGTTATTGGGACAATCTGAGGCAGGCAGGATGACGGTCGCGGCTCATGATGCGCTAGGTGATGCACGCATGTGTTATTTGCTCTATCAAGCCTGCTGCGAGCGCTTAGAAATTGCGCCGACTGACTTTGCCGCGGCTCATGCTATTTCCAATAAAGCCAATCCTGTGAGTAAGATGCCGTTTGGGAAACATAAAGGCAAGCTGATTAAAGACGTGCCAATCAACTATGTGAAATGGATGCTGGGTAATATTCATAATATGCAGCCGTCGCTTTATTCTGCTTTGACTAAGCGGGTCAAGGCAGAAGCCGTAAAAAATCCAAAAGACTAA
- a CDS encoding M23 family metallopeptidase → MPANLNQQPPKPTFLRRALSVLIRAAVLLVLLFVLDKLLPSISQQTQSFVVAKWQQLSLLQQELPTENSLPSPLPEQHLTDTWGAARSQGRTHEGIDIFAARGTPIQATTQGIVRKVGENNLGGKVIVIVGPGGAGHYYAHLEDYADISPNDWVDAGDIIGYVGDSGNAKSTPPHVHYGIYINGSAVNPYPFLQKD, encoded by the coding sequence ATGCCAGCGAATCTAAATCAACAGCCACCCAAGCCAACGTTTTTGCGCCGTGCATTAAGCGTATTAATTAGAGCTGCTGTTTTATTGGTGCTATTGTTTGTATTAGACAAACTACTACCGAGCATCAGCCAACAAACACAGTCGTTTGTAGTAGCGAAATGGCAACAACTTAGCTTATTACAACAAGAACTGCCCACAGAAAACAGCCTACCCAGTCCGCTACCAGAACAGCATCTAACTGATACATGGGGCGCTGCACGTAGCCAAGGCCGTACGCATGAAGGTATTGATATTTTTGCAGCGCGAGGCACGCCGATACAGGCAACGACGCAAGGTATCGTCAGAAAAGTTGGTGAAAATAATTTAGGTGGGAAAGTAATCGTCATCGTAGGTCCTGGCGGCGCAGGACATTATTATGCGCATTTAGAAGATTATGCCGACATCTCACCTAATGACTGGGTTGATGCTGGCGATATCATTGGCTATGTCGGCGACAGTGGCAATGCAAAAAGCACACCGCCACATGTGCATTACGGTATTTATATCAATGGTAGCGCAGTTAACCCCTACCCATTTTTGCAAAAAGATTAG
- the phoR gene encoding phosphate regulon sensor histidine kinase PhoR: MITPTENEQQSKQEKGKQEQVAQQEVLGQLKKIRSSLRALQDAVILLNDDDSLEWWNQAAEDLLLLQAADQGKSIFDFITVPEFRQYYQTMTTPNDGVHMASWRDPKRYLKCELTPFGDEKLLIIYDVTRLHHLEEMRRDFVANVSHELRTPLTVLMGYLENFSDQPDMPSQWRRGFELMTQQTARMNRIVNDLLLLSRIEIEETHELNYIDMTKLLTHIYDDAQAYNQEYNHSIHLQIDTYDGLYGSEMYLNSALSNLVINAIKYTPKGGNIAISWTRTSDGCRFAVEDNGIGIAPQHITRLTERFYRIDSGRSRATGGTGLGLAIVKHVLYQYDANLQIESMEGKGSTFSAVFPAAHVRSAPTD; the protein is encoded by the coding sequence ATGATAACGCCTACGGAAAACGAGCAACAAAGTAAGCAAGAAAAGGGAAAGCAAGAGCAAGTTGCTCAGCAAGAAGTGCTGGGTCAACTTAAGAAAATCAGAAGCTCACTACGGGCACTACAAGATGCAGTAATTTTGCTGAATGATGATGATAGTCTGGAGTGGTGGAATCAGGCCGCAGAGGATTTGCTATTATTGCAAGCAGCCGATCAGGGCAAGAGCATTTTTGACTTCATTACCGTACCTGAATTTCGTCAGTACTATCAGACGATGACGACACCTAACGATGGGGTTCATATGGCGTCATGGCGAGACCCTAAGCGTTATTTGAAATGTGAGCTCACGCCTTTTGGTGACGAGAAGTTATTGATTATTTATGATGTGACTCGCTTGCATCATTTAGAGGAGATGCGCCGCGATTTTGTGGCAAATGTCTCGCATGAGCTCAGAACACCACTAACAGTGCTCATGGGCTATCTCGAAAACTTTTCAGATCAGCCCGACATGCCATCGCAGTGGCGGCGCGGTTTTGAGCTGATGACCCAGCAGACTGCACGGATGAATAGAATTGTTAATGACTTATTGCTGCTCTCTCGAATCGAAATCGAAGAAACCCATGAGCTGAATTATATCGATATGACCAAGCTACTGACTCATATCTATGATGACGCGCAGGCCTATAACCAAGAATATAATCATAGCATTCACCTGCAGATAGACACCTATGATGGATTGTATGGGTCAGAGATGTACTTAAATAGTGCCTTATCTAACTTGGTGATTAACGCCATTAAGTACACGCCAAAAGGTGGCAATATAGCCATTAGCTGGACTAGAACCTCAGACGGCTGCCGCTTCGCCGTCGAAGATAATGGCATTGGTATAGCGCCGCAGCATATTACGCGCTTGACGGAGCGCTTCTATCGCATTGATAGTGGTCGCAGTCGTGCCACAGGCGGGACCGGGTTGGGACTAGCGATTGTGAAACACGTCTTGTATCAATATGATGCCAACTTGCAAATTGAGTCGATGGAAGGCAAAGGCTCGACTTTTAGTGCAGTATTCCCAGCTGCCCATGTTCGGTCAGCGCCTACGGACTGA
- the phoB gene encoding phosphate regulon transcriptional regulator PhoB, which yields MYNEQILIVEDEPAIREMVVMTLEMAGFDSLQAADVSEAHQQVVDHRPALILLDWMLPGDKSGIDFCRMLKSDELLAEIPVIMLTAKSEEDSKVHGLDAGADDYMTKPFSTRELISRIKAVLRRSSALSADKPIEIGKLSLDPKGQRVTANDKIVDIGPTEYRLLAFFMSHPERAYTRTQLLDQVWGGNVYIEDRTIDVHIRRLRKLLKPHDCDTLIQTVRGTGYRFSSLIEKV from the coding sequence ATGTATAATGAGCAGATTTTGATTGTCGAAGATGAACCAGCGATTCGTGAGATGGTTGTGATGACATTGGAGATGGCCGGATTTGATAGTTTGCAGGCAGCTGATGTCTCAGAAGCGCATCAACAAGTGGTGGATCATCGTCCTGCGCTGATCTTATTAGACTGGATGTTACCCGGAGATAAAAGCGGCATTGATTTTTGTCGCATGCTCAAAAGTGATGAATTGCTCGCTGAGATACCGGTCATTATGTTGACGGCCAAAAGTGAAGAGGATAGTAAGGTTCATGGCCTTGATGCTGGTGCTGATGACTATATGACCAAGCCCTTTTCAACACGTGAATTAATCTCAAGAATTAAAGCGGTATTGCGTCGTAGTAGTGCGCTGAGTGCTGATAAGCCTATCGAAATAGGTAAACTGAGCCTAGACCCCAAAGGCCAACGCGTTACAGCTAATGATAAGATCGTTGATATCGGTCCAACAGAATATAGGCTGTTGGCGTTTTTTATGAGCCATCCAGAGCGTGCTTATACGCGGACACAATTGCTAGATCAGGTTTGGGGCGGTAATGTCTATATTGAAGATCGGACCATTGATGTACACATCAGGCGTTTACGTAAATTATTGAAGCCCCACGACTGCGATACTTTAATTCAAACCGTTCGTGGTACGGGTTATCGGTTCTCTAGTCTCATTGAAAAAGTATAA
- the dtd gene encoding D-aminoacyl-tRNA deacylase, whose translation MKALIQRVNRASVTVDECCIGSIEHGILAYIGLGHDDNLQNAKRMIDKILTYRIFDNHYDPAKYGKLDLNVQQVGGGLLLVPQFTLMAKTDKGRRPDFGGAMAPDAAQVLFEQLVAYAKTQHLDVATGQFAADMQVESINDGPLNFLLEVM comes from the coding sequence ATGAAAGCACTTATTCAGCGGGTAAATCGTGCTAGTGTTACAGTTGATGAATGTTGTATAGGCTCAATTGAGCACGGAATACTGGCATATATTGGCTTAGGGCATGACGATAACTTGCAGAATGCAAAGCGGATGATCGATAAAATCCTGACTTATCGTATTTTTGATAATCATTATGATCCAGCTAAGTATGGCAAGCTAGATTTAAACGTGCAGCAGGTAGGGGGCGGGTTGTTGTTGGTACCGCAGTTTACTTTGATGGCGAAGACAGACAAAGGCCGTCGCCCTGATTTTGGCGGCGCGATGGCGCCTGATGCAGCACAAGTACTGTTTGAGCAATTAGTCGCTTATGCTAAGACCCAACACCTTGATGTTGCAACTGGTCAGTTTGCTGCTGATATGCAGGTTGAAAGTATCAATGATGGGCCGCTGAACTTTTTATTAGAGGTGATGTGA
- the asd gene encoding archaetidylserine decarboxylase (Phosphatidylserine decarboxylase is synthesized as a single chain precursor. Generation of the pyruvoyl active site from a Ser is coupled to cleavage of a Gly-Ser bond between the larger (beta) and smaller (alpha chains). It is an integral membrane protein.), which yields MTLFTTIQQFVPQQKISKVAGRLAASRHPIVKRAFIRSFAKAYNVKLDEYERQSLNAYESFNDFFTRELKDDARAVDTTIHGIASPADGIISQLGQIEDHKMLQAKGRYYDIGQLLADSEDGSYFADGSFATVYLAPSNYHRVHMPFAGTLTKTRYVPGTLFSVNTTTAANIPDLFARNERLVCMFDTAYGKAAVVMVGAMIVAGIETVATGKITRTDDIQEADHDMKLEKGDELGRFYLGSTAIVILPKAAKADWQDNMMANSLVQMGQLLGMANTDK from the coding sequence ATGACTTTATTTACCACTATCCAGCAGTTTGTACCGCAGCAAAAGATCAGCAAAGTGGCCGGACGTTTAGCCGCCAGTCGTCATCCTATAGTTAAACGCGCCTTTATTCGTAGCTTTGCCAAAGCTTATAACGTAAAGCTGGATGAATATGAACGACAGAGCCTCAACGCTTACGAAAGCTTTAATGACTTTTTTACTCGTGAACTCAAAGATGATGCTCGTGCTGTTGATACTACCATTCATGGCATCGCAAGCCCTGCTGATGGCATAATTTCCCAGCTCGGTCAGATAGAAGACCACAAAATGTTACAGGCTAAGGGTCGATACTACGACATCGGACAGCTACTTGCTGATAGTGAGGATGGCAGCTATTTCGCTGATGGTAGCTTTGCCACTGTCTATCTAGCTCCTAGCAACTATCACCGCGTACACATGCCATTTGCGGGCACTTTGACTAAAACTCGCTATGTGCCTGGCACACTGTTTTCAGTCAATACTACCACTGCCGCCAATATTCCTGACTTGTTTGCACGCAATGAGCGCTTGGTTTGTATGTTCGATACGGCATACGGTAAAGCAGCAGTTGTAATGGTTGGAGCGATGATTGTCGCCGGTATCGAGACCGTAGCGACAGGCAAAATTACGCGTACTGATGATATTCAAGAAGCTGATCATGACATGAAACTTGAAAAAGGCGATGAACTTGGCCGTTTTTATTTAGGTTCAACCGCTATTGTCATATTGCCCAAAGCTGCAAAAGCTGACTGGCAAGATAACATGATGGCTAATAGTTTGGTACAAATGGGTCAGCTGTTAGGTATGGCCAATACTGACAAATAA